In Triticum urartu cultivar G1812 chromosome 6, Tu2.1, whole genome shotgun sequence, the following proteins share a genomic window:
- the LOC125514699 gene encoding uncharacterized protein LOC125514699, giving the protein MVAPTLVQGLAQGARARHPACQQPPRCVPLPLPPTGDQLQPRWRPRPPHVPHLQDNGTVDRMQELLQKIHADFWNRNFVQGYVSNRRCKEQGCIHKGKEANFYYTTGARGSTDNGTVDRMQELLQKIHAFRYCKEGFPSQRSVLNLQLLFCKIVWRRSRRRSIDCSPMGITTTEESI; this is encoded by the exons atGGTGGCGCCGACGCTTGTTCAGGGACTCGCTCAAGGTGCTCGAGCCCGACATCCAGCATGCCAACAACCT CCCCGCTGCGtgcctcttcctcttcctcctacAGGGGACCAACTGCAGCCTCGCTGGCGCCCTCGGCCTCCTCATGTTCCCCATCTACAAG ACAATGGGACTGTTGACCGGATGCAAGAGCTTCTTCAAAAAATCCATGCTGATTTCTGGAATCGCAATTTTGTTCAAG GATATGTCAGCAACAGAAGATGCAAAGAACAGGGCTGCATACACAAGGGAAAGGAAGCAAATTTTTATTATACTACAGGGGCTAGGGGGTCGACTG ACAATGGGACTGTTGACCGGATGCAAGAGCTTCTTCAAAAAATCCATGCTTTCAGATATTGCAAGGAAGGCTTTCCTTCACAAA GATCTGTGCTAAATCTACAGCTACTATTCTGTAAG ATAGTATGGCGGAGATCTAGAAGAAGGTCCATAGACTGTTCGCCTATGGGAATCACGACCACTGAAGAGAGTATATGA